In Rhodococcus rhodochrous, a single genomic region encodes these proteins:
- a CDS encoding multifunctional oxoglutarate decarboxylase/oxoglutarate dehydrogenase thiamine pyrophosphate-binding subunit/dihydrolipoyllysine-residue succinyltransferase subunit, with amino-acid sequence MSSSSTSQFGQNQWLVDEMYQRFQDDPSSVDASWHEFLTDYSPEAAVAGGTNGSDTATTEKPAPSTASAPSSSASAPTKPAPKAETKAAPAKPAPKAETKTAAQPKAQAAPAKPAPKPAAAPSGQATEEKKVLRGAAAAVAKNMNASLSIPTATSVRAVPAKLMFDNRIVINNHLARTRGGKVSFTHILGYAIVQAVKAFPNMNNHFAEVDGKPNLVVPAHTNLGLAIDLPGKNGQRSLVVAAIKNCETMNFAQFYSAYEDIVRRARDGKLTGDDFSGVTISLTNPGGIGTVHSVPRLMQGQGAIIGAGAMEYPAEFQGASDARIAEMGIGKLLTLTSTYDHRVIQGAESGEFLKKIHELLISDDFYDGIFHTLHIPYEPVRWRKDVPEGLVDKHTRVLELIAAYRSRGHLMADTDPLQFVRDKFRSHPDLDVTTHDLTLWDLDREFNVGGFHGRQKMKLRDVLSVLRDAYCRHVGVEYTHILEPEQQQWLQERVEAHHVKPTVAQQKYILSRLNAAEAFETFLQTKYVGQKRFSLEGAESVIPMMDAIIDQAAEHTLDEVAIAMPHRGRLNVLANIVGKPYSQIFSEFEGNLNPAAAHGSGDVKYHLGAEGTYIQMFGDNDIKVSLTANPSHLEAVNPVLEGLVRAKQDILDKGEDGFTVLPLLLHGDAAFAGQGVVAETLNLALLRGYRTGGTVHIVVNNQVGFTTAPEHSRSSEYCTDVAKMIGAPIFHVNGDDPEACVWVAKLAVDFREKFHKDVVIDMICYRRRGHNEGDDPSMTQPAMYDVIDTKRSVRKSYTEALIGRGDISLKEAEDALRDYQGQLERVFNEVRELEKYPPEPSESVELDQTPPKRLDTSVDRSVLERIGDAFAEAPEGFSVHPRVKPVLEKRREMSRNGKIDWAFAELLAFGSLAEQGALVRLAGQDSRRGTFTQRHSVIIDRKTGDEYSPLATLANQAGNGGRFMVYDSALTEFAGLGFEYGYSVGNPDALVLWEAQFGDFVNGAQSIIDEFISSGEAKWGQLSDVVLLLPHGHEGQGPDHTSGRIERWLQLCAEGSMTVAVPSTPASYFHLLRRHHLDGIRRPLVVFTPKSMLRNKAAVSNVEDFTQGKFRSLLEEVPYEEGTADRTKATRVLLTSGKIYWELLAKKQKEGRDDVAIVRIEQLYPVPRRRIAETLEQYPNATEFFWVQEEPANQGAWPFLGLALPELLPEKLSGIKRVSRRAMSAPSSGSSKVHAVEQQEIIEKAFGR; translated from the coding sequence GTGAGCAGCAGCTCTACATCACAGTTCGGACAGAACCAGTGGTTGGTTGACGAGATGTACCAGCGCTTCCAGGACGACCCTTCGTCCGTGGACGCGAGTTGGCACGAATTTCTGACCGACTATTCGCCGGAAGCTGCGGTGGCCGGAGGTACCAACGGCTCCGACACCGCCACGACCGAGAAGCCCGCGCCGAGCACAGCATCTGCGCCGAGTTCCTCTGCTTCGGCCCCCACCAAGCCCGCACCGAAGGCCGAGACCAAGGCCGCACCGGCCAAGCCTGCCCCGAAGGCGGAGACCAAGACTGCGGCGCAGCCGAAGGCCCAGGCCGCACCCGCGAAGCCGGCTCCCAAGCCCGCCGCTGCCCCGTCGGGCCAGGCCACCGAGGAGAAGAAGGTTCTTCGCGGCGCCGCTGCTGCCGTTGCGAAGAACATGAACGCCTCGCTGTCGATCCCGACGGCCACCAGTGTTCGCGCGGTCCCCGCGAAGTTGATGTTCGACAACCGCATCGTCATCAACAACCACCTCGCGCGTACCCGCGGCGGCAAGGTCTCGTTCACGCACATCCTCGGTTACGCGATCGTCCAGGCGGTCAAGGCGTTCCCGAACATGAACAACCACTTCGCCGAGGTCGACGGCAAGCCGAACCTCGTCGTGCCCGCGCACACGAACCTCGGTCTCGCGATCGACCTGCCGGGCAAGAACGGCCAGCGTTCGCTGGTCGTGGCGGCCATCAAGAACTGCGAGACGATGAACTTCGCGCAGTTCTACTCGGCCTACGAGGACATCGTGCGCCGCGCCCGCGACGGCAAGCTCACCGGCGACGACTTCTCGGGCGTCACGATCTCGCTGACCAACCCGGGCGGCATCGGCACCGTGCACTCGGTCCCGCGTCTGATGCAGGGCCAGGGCGCGATCATCGGCGCCGGCGCGATGGAGTACCCGGCCGAGTTCCAGGGTGCGTCCGACGCACGGATCGCCGAGATGGGCATCGGCAAGCTGCTGACGCTCACCTCCACCTACGACCACCGCGTGATCCAGGGCGCGGAGTCGGGTGAGTTCCTGAAGAAGATCCACGAGCTGCTCATCAGCGACGACTTCTACGACGGCATCTTCCACACCCTGCACATCCCCTACGAGCCGGTCCGCTGGCGCAAGGACGTGCCGGAAGGCCTCGTCGACAAGCACACCCGTGTGCTCGAGCTCATCGCCGCATACCGCAGCCGCGGCCACCTCATGGCCGACACCGATCCGCTGCAGTTCGTGCGCGACAAGTTCCGGTCGCATCCCGACCTCGACGTCACGACCCACGACCTGACGCTGTGGGATCTCGATCGCGAGTTCAACGTCGGTGGCTTCCACGGCCGCCAGAAGATGAAGCTGCGCGACGTGCTGTCGGTGCTGCGCGATGCGTACTGCCGCCACGTCGGTGTCGAGTACACCCACATCCTCGAGCCCGAGCAGCAGCAGTGGCTGCAGGAGCGGGTCGAGGCGCACCACGTCAAGCCGACGGTCGCCCAGCAGAAGTACATCCTGAGCCGCCTCAACGCCGCCGAGGCGTTCGAGACGTTCCTGCAGACCAAGTACGTCGGCCAGAAGCGCTTCTCGCTCGAGGGCGCCGAGTCCGTCATCCCGATGATGGACGCGATCATCGACCAGGCCGCCGAGCACACGCTCGACGAGGTCGCGATCGCGATGCCGCACCGCGGTCGCCTGAACGTGCTCGCGAACATCGTCGGCAAGCCGTACTCGCAGATCTTCTCCGAGTTCGAGGGCAACCTGAACCCGGCCGCTGCGCACGGCTCCGGCGACGTGAAGTACCACCTCGGCGCCGAGGGCACCTACATCCAGATGTTCGGCGACAACGACATCAAGGTCTCGCTCACCGCGAACCCCTCGCACCTCGAGGCGGTCAACCCGGTGCTCGAGGGCCTCGTCCGCGCCAAGCAGGACATCCTCGACAAGGGTGAGGACGGCTTCACCGTCCTGCCGCTGCTGCTGCACGGCGACGCTGCGTTCGCCGGCCAGGGCGTCGTCGCGGAGACCCTGAACCTCGCGCTGCTGCGCGGCTACCGCACCGGCGGCACCGTGCACATCGTCGTCAACAACCAGGTCGGCTTCACCACCGCGCCCGAGCACTCGCGTTCGTCCGAGTACTGCACCGACGTGGCGAAGATGATCGGCGCGCCGATCTTCCACGTCAACGGCGACGATCCCGAGGCCTGCGTGTGGGTCGCGAAGCTCGCCGTGGACTTCCGCGAGAAGTTCCACAAGGACGTCGTCATCGACATGATCTGCTACCGCCGCCGCGGTCACAACGAGGGCGACGACCCGTCGATGACCCAACCGGCGATGTACGACGTGATCGACACCAAGCGCAGCGTCCGCAAGAGCTACACCGAGGCCCTGATCGGCCGCGGCGACATCTCGCTCAAGGAAGCGGAAGACGCCCTGCGCGACTACCAGGGACAGCTCGAACGGGTCTTCAACGAAGTCCGCGAACTCGAGAAGTACCCGCCGGAGCCGTCGGAGTCGGTCGAGCTCGACCAGACCCCGCCGAAGCGTCTCGACACCTCCGTCGACCGGTCGGTGCTCGAGCGGATCGGCGATGCCTTCGCCGAGGCGCCCGAGGGCTTCAGCGTCCACCCGCGCGTCAAGCCGGTGCTCGAGAAGCGTCGCGAGATGTCGCGCAACGGCAAGATCGACTGGGCGTTCGCCGAGCTGCTCGCGTTCGGTTCGCTGGCCGAGCAGGGTGCCCTGGTGCGCCTGGCCGGTCAGGACTCGCGTCGCGGCACGTTCACGCAGCGTCACTCGGTCATCATCGACCGCAAGACGGGCGACGAGTACAGCCCGCTCGCCACGCTGGCCAACCAGGCCGGCAACGGCGGCCGCTTCATGGTCTACGACTCGGCGCTGACCGAGTTCGCGGGCCTGGGCTTCGAGTACGGCTACTCGGTGGGCAACCCCGACGCGCTCGTGCTGTGGGAGGCGCAGTTCGGCGACTTCGTCAACGGCGCGCAGTCCATCATCGACGAGTTCATCTCGTCCGGTGAGGCCAAGTGGGGTCAGCTCTCCGACGTCGTGCTGCTGCTGCCGCACGGCCACGAGGGCCAGGGTCCCGACCACACCTCGGGCCGTATCGAGCGCTGGCTGCAGCTGTGCGCCGAGGGCTCGATGACGGTCGCGGTTCCGTCCACCCCGGCGAGCTACTTCCACCTGCTGCGTCGTCATCACCTCGACGGCATCCGCCGCCCGCTGGTGGTATTCACGCCGAAGTCGATGCTGCGCAACAAGGCCGCGGTCAGCAACGTCGAGGACTTCACGCAGGGCAAGTTCCGTTCGCTGCTCGAAGAGGTCCCCTACGAGGAGGGCACGGCCGACCGCACGAAGGCCACCCGCGTGCTGCTCACCTCCGGCAAGATCTACTGGGAGCTGCTGGCGAAGAAGCAGAAGGAAGGTCGTGACGACGTCGCGATCGTGCGCATCGAGCAGCTGTACCCGGTGCCGCGTCGCCGCATCGCCGAGACGCTCGAGCAGTACCCGAACGCCACCGAGTTCTTCTGGGTGCAGGAGGAGCCGGCGAACCAGGGTGCCTGGCCGTTCCTCGGCCTCGCGCTGCCGGAACTGCTGCCCGAGAAGCTCAGCGGCATCAAGCGCGTGTCGCGTCGTGCGATGTCGGCACCGTCGTCCGGCTCGAGCAAGGTCCATGCTGTCGAGCAGCAGGAGATCATCGAGAAGGCCTTCGGTCGCTAG
- a CDS encoding ABC transporter ATP-binding protein, translating into MAHDPIPRSPGWISRLVAECLKHRRTAVGALAVTVVAALIDITFPLLTKVAVDSATGQGDVPADDLRLIGLVAAAIAVGAVIRFGCQYGRRMLAGRLSLDVQHDLRLRLLGSLQRLDGHGQDRIRTGQVVSRSITDLQLVQGLLAMVPMSAGALLQFVLALVIMTTLSPLLTLVAVIIVPIIAGIVRVVRPKLFAATWSAQQRAADLAQHVEETVTGVRVVKGFGQESHAVDQLEEHGRRLYAERLRAARINAWFSAPMGAIPQFGLVATIALGGWLALEGVITVGTFVAFTAYVATMTATTRTLSQVVIMAQLSRAAVERVYEVIDTEPDVADPPHPVELPDGPLGVHLKDVTFGFDDDRDVLRGLDLEIAPGETVAIVGPAGSGKTVLSLLLPRFYAPHRGSVCLTSDGRDIDVATLRADDLRGAVGLVFDEPFLFSDTVASNIALGRPDASDDEIRAAAAAARADDFVEALPEGYDTVVGERGLTLSGGQRQRVALARALLVDPRVLILDDATSAVDAETEAAIYGALRAGRRRTTLVLAHRRSTLALADRVAVLDEGRIVDIGTVDELDERSPVFRRLLSTDDDAPPAPERPVPAGELWPEEPDDDEASGTVRNPPAVGGGRGGPAGGGGRGGPVSGALGAVAPTPELRAAVDALPPATETPGRDPALQSEALRLPDPQFRLWTTLRPVRALLAVVVLCLAVESLTSIAFPSLVRYAVDRGVTPGDPSRLWQATAAGVVLALLGWFVVAILTVLTARAGERVLFGLRVRSYAHLQRLGLDYYERELSGRIMTRMTTDVDALSQFIQTGLSTAVVAVLTLTGISIALIATDLSLALVVLAVLPVLVGATLWFRKVSGTAYAQSRERISLVNADFQENVTGLRAAQAYRREETAARRFAERAEAYRRSRLRSQRAISLYFPFIAFLSDLALAAVVFVGAREVASGAVGPGVLIAFVLYLNLLFAPIQQLSQVFDGYQQARVGLRRIGDLLRTESSLESAEEGTVAITGHLRGDVDLQQVGFRYSEADREALSDVDLSIPAGSTVALVGRTGAGKSTVVKLLARFYDPTSGSVRVDDTDLRRYRLRDYRGRLGVVPQEAHLFTGTVATNIAYGRPDATREEIESAARAVGALEMIAGLAGGMNHPVGERGQGLSAGQRQLIALARAELVDPDLLLLDEATATLDPATEKAVLEAGARVARSRTAVVVAHRLATAARADLVVVVDDGRIVECGPHDELRRAGGLYTTLWQLATGGLVPEEPEALLTSSTEGSNMRSSSRL; encoded by the coding sequence ATGGCACACGACCCGATTCCGCGTTCGCCGGGATGGATTTCCCGGCTCGTCGCCGAATGCCTGAAACACCGCCGAACAGCCGTCGGGGCGCTGGCCGTCACCGTCGTCGCCGCTCTGATCGACATCACCTTCCCGCTGCTGACGAAGGTGGCGGTCGACAGCGCGACCGGGCAGGGCGATGTGCCCGCCGACGACCTGCGTCTGATCGGTCTGGTCGCGGCGGCGATCGCGGTCGGTGCGGTGATCCGGTTCGGCTGCCAGTACGGACGTCGCATGCTCGCCGGACGCTTGTCGCTCGACGTGCAGCACGACCTGCGGTTGCGCCTGCTCGGCTCGCTCCAGCGTCTCGACGGCCACGGTCAGGACCGCATCCGCACGGGTCAGGTGGTCTCGCGGTCCATCACCGACCTGCAACTCGTGCAGGGCCTGCTCGCGATGGTGCCGATGTCGGCGGGTGCGTTGCTGCAGTTCGTGCTCGCGCTGGTGATCATGACGACGCTCTCGCCGCTGCTCACGCTGGTCGCGGTGATCATCGTCCCGATCATCGCGGGCATCGTCCGGGTCGTGCGCCCGAAGCTGTTCGCCGCGACCTGGTCGGCACAGCAGCGCGCGGCCGATCTCGCCCAGCACGTCGAGGAGACGGTCACGGGCGTGCGGGTCGTGAAAGGCTTCGGGCAGGAGTCGCATGCCGTCGACCAGCTCGAGGAGCACGGTCGCAGGCTGTACGCGGAGCGTCTGCGCGCGGCCCGGATCAACGCCTGGTTCTCGGCGCCGATGGGTGCGATCCCCCAGTTCGGGCTCGTCGCCACCATCGCACTCGGCGGGTGGCTCGCCCTCGAGGGCGTGATCACCGTGGGCACCTTCGTCGCGTTCACCGCCTATGTGGCGACGATGACGGCGACCACCCGCACCCTCTCGCAGGTCGTGATCATGGCGCAGCTGTCCCGCGCCGCCGTCGAGCGGGTGTACGAGGTGATCGACACCGAACCCGACGTCGCCGATCCCCCGCATCCCGTCGAGCTGCCCGACGGCCCGCTCGGGGTGCACCTGAAGGACGTCACGTTCGGTTTCGACGACGACCGGGACGTGCTGCGCGGCCTCGACCTGGAGATCGCGCCCGGCGAGACCGTCGCGATCGTCGGTCCGGCCGGGTCGGGCAAGACCGTGTTGTCGCTGCTGCTCCCCCGCTTCTACGCTCCGCACCGCGGGTCGGTGTGCCTGACCTCGGACGGCCGCGACATCGACGTCGCCACGCTCCGCGCCGACGACCTGCGCGGCGCGGTCGGCCTCGTCTTCGACGAGCCGTTCCTGTTCTCCGACACCGTCGCGTCCAATATCGCGCTCGGGCGGCCCGACGCGTCGGACGACGAGATCCGCGCCGCGGCCGCGGCGGCACGCGCCGATGATTTCGTCGAGGCCCTCCCCGAGGGCTACGACACGGTCGTCGGTGAACGCGGCCTGACCCTGTCCGGCGGGCAGCGGCAGCGGGTCGCGCTGGCGCGGGCTCTGCTCGTCGATCCGCGGGTGCTGATCCTCGACGATGCGACCTCGGCGGTCGACGCCGAGACGGAGGCCGCGATCTACGGTGCGTTGCGGGCGGGCCGGCGCCGCACGACCCTCGTGCTCGCCCATCGACGGTCGACGCTCGCACTCGCCGACCGGGTCGCCGTGCTCGACGAGGGGCGCATCGTCGACATCGGGACGGTCGACGAACTCGACGAGCGCAGTCCCGTCTTCCGGCGTCTGCTCTCGACCGACGACGACGCCCCACCGGCACCGGAACGCCCGGTTCCGGCCGGTGAGTTGTGGCCGGAGGAACCGGACGACGACGAGGCGTCCGGGACCGTCCGGAACCCTCCGGCGGTCGGTGGAGGTCGCGGTGGACCGGCGGGTGGAGGTGGCCGCGGCGGGCCGGTGTCCGGTGCACTCGGCGCGGTGGCTCCCACCCCGGAACTGCGCGCGGCCGTCGACGCGCTTCCCCCGGCCACCGAGACCCCCGGACGCGACCCGGCCCTGCAGTCCGAGGCCCTGCGCCTGCCCGACCCGCAGTTCCGGTTGTGGACGACGCTGCGTCCGGTGCGCGCCCTGCTGGCGGTCGTCGTGCTGTGCCTGGCGGTGGAGTCGCTGACGAGCATCGCGTTCCCGTCACTGGTGCGGTACGCCGTCGACCGCGGGGTGACCCCGGGCGATCCGTCCCGGCTGTGGCAGGCGACCGCAGCGGGTGTGGTGCTCGCGCTGCTCGGCTGGTTCGTGGTGGCGATCCTCACCGTGCTCACCGCGCGGGCGGGCGAACGGGTGCTGTTCGGGTTGCGTGTGCGCTCGTACGCGCACCTGCAACGACTCGGACTCGACTACTACGAACGTGAGCTGTCGGGCCGGATCATGACGCGGATGACGACCGATGTGGACGCACTGTCGCAGTTCATCCAGACCGGTCTGTCCACCGCGGTCGTGGCGGTGCTGACGCTCACCGGTATCTCGATCGCGCTGATCGCGACCGATCTGTCGCTGGCTCTGGTGGTACTGGCGGTGCTGCCCGTGCTGGTCGGCGCGACCCTGTGGTTCCGGAAGGTCTCGGGGACGGCGTACGCGCAGTCCCGCGAACGCATCTCCCTGGTGAACGCGGATTTCCAGGAGAACGTCACCGGCCTGCGCGCCGCCCAGGCCTACCGCCGGGAGGAGACCGCGGCACGCCGCTTCGCCGAGCGTGCGGAGGCTTATCGGCGCAGTCGCCTGCGGTCGCAGCGGGCGATCTCGCTGTACTTCCCGTTCATCGCCTTCCTGTCCGATCTGGCGCTCGCGGCGGTCGTCTTCGTCGGCGCCCGCGAGGTGGCCTCGGGGGCCGTCGGCCCGGGTGTGCTGATCGCGTTCGTGCTGTATCTGAACCTGTTGTTCGCGCCCATCCAGCAGCTGTCCCAGGTCTTCGACGGCTACCAGCAGGCGCGGGTCGGTCTGCGCCGGATCGGCGACCTGCTGCGGACCGAGAGCTCGCTCGAGTCGGCCGAGGAGGGCACGGTCGCCATCACCGGGCACCTCCGCGGCGATGTCGATCTGCAACAGGTGGGCTTCCGCTACAGCGAGGCCGATCGCGAGGCGCTGAGCGATGTGGACCTGTCGATCCCGGCCGGGTCGACGGTCGCCCTGGTGGGCCGCACCGGCGCCGGGAAGTCGACGGTCGTCAAACTGCTCGCCCGGTTCTACGATCCGACGTCCGGTTCGGTGCGGGTGGACGACACCGATCTGCGCCGCTACCGCCTGCGCGACTACCGGGGCCGGCTCGGTGTGGTGCCGCAGGAGGCGCACCTGTTCACGGGCACGGTGGCGACCAACATCGCCTACGGCCGGCCCGACGCGACGCGCGAGGAGATCGAATCGGCCGCGCGCGCCGTGGGAGCGCTCGAGATGATCGCCGGACTCGCCGGAGGCATGAACCATCCGGTGGGTGAGCGCGGTCAGGGTCTGTCGGCCGGCCAGCGTCAGCTCATCGCGCTCGCGCGCGCCGAACTCGTGGATCCCGATCTGCTGTTGCTCGACGAGGCCACCGCGACCCTCGATCCCGCCACCGAGAAAGCGGTGCTCGAGGCGGGTGCGCGGGTGGCCCGCTCGCGTACGGCCGTGGTCGTGGCGCACCGTCTCGCGACCGCCGCGCGCGCCGATCTCGTGGTGGTGGTCGACGACGGCCGTATCGTCGAGTGCGGGCCCCACGACGAGCTCCGCCGGGCGGGAGGTCTGTACACCACTTTGTGGCAACTCGCTACCGGTGGTCTCGTTCCGGAGGAGCCCGAGGCCTTGCTCACTTCGTCGACGGAAGGATCGAACATGAGATCGTCCTCACGTTTGTAA
- a CDS encoding ABC transporter permease — MTALLTAEFRKVLSLRYWWILGIAPLLVGLFCGALTLPVARQLELGFGDGFAEAVAAAVGISLSLSLVFLFAAIFGAVATGSEFAHRTIVTTFLTARGRDRVVGVKFATVAVIGLLYCLVTEVAAAATLVLFGGGFDGADLGSVVKVMGIGLFCALMWSLIGAGLGLLTRSTTGSVLAICAWVPFGELMVSVVLHGLGLGAIASYLPAQVTWYVLFSAVSMPEDVTLEMTWPAAPLLLVLWTVVLGGLGWWRARTADVV, encoded by the coding sequence ATGACCGCGCTTCTCACCGCCGAGTTCCGCAAGGTCCTGAGCCTGCGCTACTGGTGGATCCTCGGCATCGCACCGCTGCTGGTGGGTCTGTTCTGCGGGGCGCTGACGCTGCCGGTCGCGCGGCAACTCGAACTCGGCTTCGGTGACGGTTTCGCCGAGGCCGTCGCAGCCGCGGTCGGCATCTCGCTCTCCTTGTCGCTGGTGTTCCTGTTCGCCGCGATCTTCGGCGCAGTGGCAACGGGCAGCGAGTTCGCGCACCGCACGATCGTGACGACCTTCCTCACCGCACGCGGACGCGACCGGGTCGTCGGCGTGAAGTTCGCGACCGTCGCCGTGATCGGGCTGCTGTACTGCCTCGTCACAGAAGTCGCGGCGGCCGCGACGCTCGTGTTGTTCGGTGGGGGCTTCGACGGTGCCGACCTCGGATCGGTCGTCAAGGTGATGGGCATCGGCCTGTTCTGCGCACTGATGTGGTCGCTCATCGGAGCCGGGTTGGGTCTGCTCACACGGTCGACGACGGGCAGCGTGCTCGCGATCTGCGCGTGGGTGCCGTTCGGGGAGCTGATGGTCTCGGTCGTCCTGCACGGTCTCGGGCTCGGTGCGATCGCGTCGTACCTGCCGGCGCAGGTCACCTGGTACGTGCTGTTCTCGGCGGTGTCGATGCCCGAGGACGTGACGCTGGAGATGACGTGGCCGGCGGCTCCGCTGCTCCTGGTCCTCTGGACCGTGGTGCTGGGCGGACTCGGCTGGTGGCGGGCCCGCACTGCCGACGTCGTCTGA
- a CDS encoding ABC transporter ATP-binding protein, whose protein sequence is MPSGTPGAGIAVQGLSRTFGDHTAVSNLWFTVPPGSITGFLGPNGSGKTTTLGMMLGLVRPSAGNAFVDGVPFTSLQQPAQVVGAVLDARSAHPKHRALTHLQVYCAAIGVPDERARQMLDLVGLGAVARRRIGEFSLGMRQRLALATALLGQPRYLVLDEPANGLDPEGMAWLRDFLRAFAANGGTVLISSHILREIEQMADRLVIIANGHLVAETSMTDLRDAYRSRVFVAASDPARLATALAAAGHTDAQVQQDGRLAVVGVSADRIAEFAATAEVTLFGTSVEHVDLEQVYLAMTAGRYAAAPVAQYPGHGPHHPPGGQYPQAQQYPQSQQYPIPQQYPSAQQYPNAQQYPQSQWGQPNRPPTGQGGPTA, encoded by the coding sequence GTGCCCTCGGGGACGCCGGGCGCGGGGATCGCCGTCCAGGGCCTGAGCAGGACGTTCGGTGACCACACGGCCGTATCGAATCTGTGGTTCACGGTGCCGCCGGGTTCGATCACCGGTTTCCTCGGCCCCAACGGATCGGGCAAGACCACCACGCTCGGCATGATGCTCGGCCTCGTCCGGCCGAGCGCCGGGAACGCCTTCGTCGACGGCGTGCCGTTCACCTCCCTGCAGCAGCCCGCACAGGTCGTCGGAGCGGTGCTCGACGCGCGCAGCGCCCACCCGAAGCACCGGGCGCTGACGCACCTGCAGGTCTACTGCGCCGCGATCGGCGTGCCCGACGAGCGGGCGAGGCAGATGCTCGATCTCGTCGGTCTGGGGGCGGTCGCGAGGCGTCGCATCGGCGAGTTCTCCCTCGGCATGCGGCAGCGACTCGCCCTGGCCACGGCCCTGCTCGGGCAACCGCGGTATCTCGTGCTCGACGAACCGGCCAACGGACTCGACCCCGAGGGCATGGCCTGGCTGCGCGACTTCCTCCGGGCGTTCGCCGCCAACGGCGGGACCGTGCTGATCTCGAGCCACATCCTGCGGGAGATCGAGCAGATGGCCGACCGTCTCGTCATCATCGCGAACGGTCACCTCGTTGCGGAGACCTCGATGACCGACCTGCGCGACGCCTACCGCTCGCGGGTGTTCGTCGCGGCCTCCGATCCGGCCCGCCTCGCGACCGCTCTCGCCGCGGCCGGGCACACCGACGCGCAGGTGCAGCAGGACGGACGGCTCGCGGTGGTCGGTGTGTCTGCCGACCGCATCGCCGAGTTCGCCGCGACCGCGGAGGTGACGCTGTTCGGGACGAGTGTCGAGCACGTCGATCTCGAGCAGGTCTACCTCGCGATGACGGCGGGGCGCTACGCGGCCGCGCCGGTCGCGCAGTATCCGGGGCACGGCCCGCACCATCCGCCGGGCGGGCAGTATCCGCAGGCCCAGCAGTACCCACAGTCCCAGCAATACCCGATCCCACAGCAGTACCCGAGTGCCCAGCAGTATCCGAACGCACAGCAGTACCCGCAGTCGCAGTGGGGGCAGCCGAACCGACCGCCGACCGGGCAAGGAGGTCCCACCGCATGA
- a CDS encoding alpha/beta fold hydrolase produces the protein MPAGGKVFVRESGAGPRTVVLLHGFSDHGGTWCKVAPAIAERHRVLTVDLPGFGRSAQHWETPVLDHYVDVLADLVDDVPEPVSLVGNSLGAVTALVFASVHPSRVDRVVLADMPGLAGIPRWWTRGARMPVELSRLLLRPLPAPVMQQAMGALYARAAVHRRGTFDRAARTAFAANYATREQVDTLLTVGRHAIGELGRLPIPEMVHALDMPALLVWGARDRLTPAHAARRVQSGGRRRVVIIPDAGHCPQLDAPREFLDAVLPFLG, from the coding sequence GTGCCGGCCGGCGGGAAGGTGTTCGTACGGGAGTCCGGTGCGGGACCACGCACCGTCGTCCTGCTCCACGGCTTCTCCGATCACGGCGGTACGTGGTGCAAGGTCGCGCCGGCGATCGCCGAACGGCACCGGGTGCTCACGGTCGACCTGCCCGGTTTCGGACGCAGCGCGCAGCACTGGGAGACACCCGTGCTCGACCACTACGTCGACGTCCTGGCCGACCTCGTCGACGACGTTCCCGAACCGGTGTCACTGGTCGGGAACTCGCTCGGTGCGGTCACCGCGCTGGTGTTCGCGTCGGTCCACCCGTCCCGGGTCGATCGCGTGGTGCTCGCCGACATGCCGGGTCTCGCCGGGATCCCGCGGTGGTGGACGCGGGGTGCGCGCATGCCGGTCGAACTGTCGCGTCTGCTGCTGCGCCCACTGCCTGCTCCGGTGATGCAGCAGGCCATGGGCGCCCTGTACGCGCGGGCCGCGGTGCACCGGCGCGGCACCTTCGACCGGGCGGCGCGCACGGCGTTCGCGGCGAACTACGCGACACGCGAACAGGTCGACACGCTGCTGACGGTGGGCCGGCACGCGATCGGCGAACTCGGCCGGCTGCCGATCCCGGAGATGGTGCACGCCCTCGACATGCCGGCCCTGCTCGTGTGGGGCGCTCGCGACCGGTTGACGCCCGCTCACGCGGCGCGACGGGTGCAGTCCGGCGGCCGGAGACGGGTGGTGATCATCCCCGACGCCGGGCACTGTCCTCAGCTCGACGCGCCCCGCGAATTCCTCGACGCCGTCCTGCCCTTCCTCGGCTGA